The DNA region TTTAGAATctcaaatataattttcactCTCTTGCACTccaaaagcaattaaaaagtaattattttaattaagcaaatatttgctcaaattgttttttctgctctttggttttttttttttggttttttcaaacaaaacacaacaaaaagaaacaatttgctaataaatttaaatatgaaattctaaatactaaaaaattaagtgtgtatattttttcaatgggtttcttgtttttttaagttttgtttattttaaatcttaaatTTGCACATATCTATAAAGGGATCAAGAGTATTTTTCTCTTCACTTTTCAagattaaacattttaaaagaCAATTTGCAGGACCAAAATGTGTTTAAGTACCTAAACACCATATATTTTGGTTGCGTAATGCAGCAAAAAAGTACTTAAAAGTGTGGTGAAAATGTTggcaattaatttaattttatgaaattgtTCGAGATGCTGTTTCTAAATTAACATTATAATTGTATGTCTGTGTCTTTTCTCTTCGTTCGGTCTGTTTGCTGGCCGAGAGAAAAGTCATTAGGCCcaaaaaagtaggcaacattttgtgtgtgtgttgtcagTCAGTCATGCTTGCAGGAAGAGCAGAGCAAATAAACAAAGGCAACAAACACGAACCAACCGCCCCACACCGCCCACTCATCGGGGAATCCTTTTTGCAGTCATTTTACCATTTGTTGTTCATCCTTCTGTGGTCAGCAGCCACAAACATGGGGGCACTGGAATCTACAACTTGGTTAAAGCTGCGTAGGCACAAAGTTACATTAATGGTCATGTAAACGACGCAACTCAAGTGTGTGCCGactacacacaaacacacacccatacacgCACTTAAATTATGATGGGTTGAGAAGATAGGGTGACAGATGGAAAAGCAAAGGGGCAGTTGCAAAAAGGGATTGTAATACACTGACAAAcagacaggcagacagacagtcagacagagagacagtTAGACACTTGAAGAGCGGCTGCTACTACTGTCGTCCAGTGGGGTCTTAACGAGCTGGCAATGTTGTTGGCAACTTGGTTTTGCGGTGCTTAGCTCTTTGTCAAGGGTTCGACCCAATCCTCTTGCCTCTCCACCTCCACCTGTGCCTCTCTCATTTTGCCATTTGTCTCATTGTCTTTTTGTACCTTTCGTTTAATGTGGCTTTAGTTGTAATTcgaaattaaatcaaaatataaatacatgtGTTTCGAATGAGTTTTTCCACTCATTTTTTTAAGACTTTTCAGAAAATGAAGTGAAAATAATGCATTAAGTAAGACATGACTTTGTTATATATTCTTGGCTAAATGGTCCTCCCTGAAGTGAAGTTGTGGcgaatttttttatttcgcaATTTCAATCTGCTTAGCGAATTTTGTGTTCCATTTAAACTGCAAAAATTCCGCTAGCAACCACATTGATTGTTTCAAGTGGCGTCGCcttttttgctttcatttaTGTTCCTTTAGCTCTTCACTCTGCATCCTTCATCCTTTAGACCTTCAGTTGTCCGGGCACTTCTGTTGTTGTCATGACTGTCAATTTGTCACACAATCAAGCGGCTGCTGAGTGGCTTCTAAGCACAACAAAGCCTCTCGGTGCCCACCCGGCCACCTCTCCCCTGGAGGCATTTTGAGTGCTGTGTTTGAGTTTCgttttcgtttggttttttttttttttttttttttttttgttgctccccagttttataattattgtttGGATTTTGACTGATTAACAATCGAGACCATAGAGCATGGGAATGGCAATGGGGAATTTCaacttaaatttttgccaatttGTAAAAGCTTTTCAATGCTGCTGCCTTTCTTTTTTAcgttatttgttgttattgttatttgattGTTAATATGAAGTCTGCATTTATTTGCGGTCATTATttctaattaattttaatgagGATAGAAAATCAATATCATCTTAGTtccctttctctttctctttatgTGCTTGCTTGATTGATATATTGCtgatatatttatgtgtgcgtgtgtgtgtgtgtgtatgtgtgtgcatgATATAAattgatatatgtattaatGTGTGCAAGGCATAATCAAACATAAATCACTAGAAGCATTCCAGGCTTTCCTTTGTtagaattattattaaataaaatttgattaaaatcaaTTCACGAAAATCAACTAGTCATGAATTGTTTTGACGATTGAGAAACTGTTTTCACTGACGATCCAAGTTGCCTTGCTTAGATAGTATTGgaaattcataattttttcaTATGTAgatgttttattattttgcaatatttcAACACAGAGCGTTCGATgaaaaatcagaaaaaaagaaatcatttcTTAAGCCAATAACATTTGTAGATTTGCATGCAAAATTAGAGAGCCCCCCCCAAgccaaacagcagcagccaaataaaaaggaaaaagaaaaataaaagaaaagagaaccacataaccaaaaacaaaaacagaatgGCTAACCAAATCGcaggacagcagcagcagcaggaacaacaacaacaacaacagcagcagcaacaaaaccAATTACGTGAGGAGGAGGATGATGATCTGCGTTCGACAAGCAGCTCCAAAATGAACTTTGTCAATCGATTGGATCGCTTGCTACGTCGCTGGTTACCTGGCTACAATTATTTTCGTGGTGCCAGCAAAATGCCAAGATCTGAAACCAATTTGTCAGCGAACCCAAGCGAATCATTGGGGGCAACAATTGTCACTGACCAGGTATCCAAGGCCACACTAAAGaggaggcagcagcagcaggccaAGCTGGACCGtcagcagcagaagcaacaaaaaaagtcaGAAGTCTATTTAGATACGGGCATAGCCAAATCTGAATTCTGTGTCAAATTGGAAAATATACTCAAAACAAAACTCAataagcaagagcaaaaagGTATGGAAGTTGGAGACTAAGAGGACCTTTTTCCACGGgagttgattttttttttttttttttataaccaTAATAATGTCTGCTGGCTGGATTGAAGAGgcgtttaataaatttatccTTTTCAAGTTTCATAAGATTTATACAAATTGTTTTCATTGTCAgaatacatttgtatattaatGTTTGTATTCATAGTTTATGcattttgtttacattttacaGTGTAACAAATGCTACGTGATATGCCAATTTAATGTCGTCGTCCTTATATCCTGATATCGTTCTCTATATCCTCTAGCTGTCTGATTTGTTGCCCCGGCATTAtgcaatgtgtgtgtgtgtgtgtgtggagggAGATCTGATGGGGTTAGTGTCCTGCATCTAATGTGACCTCTGAATGACAGAGCACTTTAAAAGCTCCTGGATATGGGAGAGAGGGAGTGCTCAACTTTATTTACTTTTCCCCCATTTTATCGCCTTCTGATATCTATCTTACATATAAATTTTACTTGGCAACAATagtaaatatgtacatatacacttATATATTTGACATGGTTGGTTAACCAACTAGAATTTTATCCTATATTTAGCTACAAATCGTATGCACATAGTCAATGTCTTGGTAGTAACTAACTAACAATTTTCTTGCTTTGCTCTCATAATAAAGTTCTGCattaagaatttttaaataatccCAGTTgccaaataattttattaagatATTGCAGGCAAAAGGGGTCTGTATGAAGATTGGATTAAATAGTAAACAATattattcaattaaatatcatCAAGCAAAAGGCGCCAGTTGCCAGTTGAGTGGCGTCATCTGCTTAAGTTTTGGgtttctcatttttatttttctcttcctttttttgtggTCAGGagacaatttcattttgttgtccttgttgctgttgctgctgtcttTGCTTATCTCTCAAAGCGTTTATAATTGAAaaagtttcgttttttttttgccacagCCTCATTTTGTCTCCATTTGCCGCATGCCGCTTCCTCTTTCTCTGCATTTTCACACttcataaatatttcactCGTCGAGGATTTTACGCCCTAAGACTTTGGCTTGCATAAAGAAGCATTAAATTAGCGATATTAAAAGATTGTAATCGCTAAATCGAAACAAATTAGTTGAATTACAACAAACCCTCACCTCTATCTATCCATTATATATGTAGTAATATGTATTTCCATTTGCATGTTTCATTGCCAATAAAAAGTATATTTCAAATAACAGTTTTCGGTATCAATgtcaatatacatatgtaagaaGGAATGTGTATATTATGGCATATAGTCATcgtctgtttgtgtgtgtgcgcgcaTGTGTGTACCGTTTCCGTTTCCGGCCAAATGCAGACAAAAGCAGGCGGCTCGACAATTGTCAGAGTTAAAAACGGAAAATATTATCTAACAGCCGCTTAGCCCTGATTCTGTCTCGGCCTTTGGACAAGGCCAACACAAACAGCGGATgtttctacacacacacaaacacacacacacatacacaggcATTGAAGGTTACCTGAAGATTCCTTGTTTGGCTGTTCTTCATTCAAAACTGTTGACTACTCTTGGAGgtttctttgtttcttttttcgtcTGTGATTCCGCTCAAAAGGATAGAaagtaataattaattaataatgtaTAAATCAATATAGACAAATCTTAGTTAGTTTTGGCCTTAAAAACTACAGtaatttaattgtaattaCGAATCAAGAGAATGTTCGAATGTAGTCACAGAAGTTTCAAAGAAATAATTCGATAAGTTCGAGTAAATTCAGCTCAAACTAATTTAATGGTTTGAAATTTGAGTTTTTACATAACTTGaagaaacttaaaaatttaactaactatgttaaaaataaatcaatgaGAATTGCTTCTGTTATGCATGACCAACATTAACTTGGATTCGTTTCAAATAGctaaagaagaaaacaaatcaAACTAAATGGTAAATAGTCTTTTATTTGCGAGGGCGTAATTGATTTCAGCTCTTGGATAGCTTCTTCAGTTCAATTGGTTGCATTATCTTCGGGTCTTTAGAGATCTTCTGAGGACATATCGATGTCTAAGAACACATCGtcttcatcatcttcatcaatATACTCAGGTTCCTCCGTCTTGCCGTCCATAACATTTTGCCTGTTCGCGAGTTGACACTGAAGTTCCAAAGCCAGCATATTAAACAGATTAATATCGGTTGGAAACGTAGTCGTTGTAAATGGCTCAGAGGCTGGAACGAAGTTACTATAAAGATTGAATTCACTGGATCTTTGCTTCTTGTCGGCCATTGCTCCTCTTTTTATCTAAAGGATATAACGGGGAAAgtagaaaaaaagtaaaaaattagcaactttattaaatgaatttttacaTACAACAATTCAGTTCGAAATGCCTAGctcataataaaataaaagaagaaaagctACTTTTTGCATTTCTAACGGTTCAAACAAAAAGTAAGCTCCATGGGGAAGTTAGCACCGCTAGTGTATGTGTCCTTACAGATGGCGCCAGTGAGTAAGCTTTCGAAACCTATTCCATTTGTTGTCCTagataatttgaattttgttttgtgtctATGCTTTACCATAAAGTTATTTCACTAAGGACAGAAAATTTTCCCAAAAGATTGTACATGATTTCTTAGAAAATGGAAATGTCCTTAAAGGAAATTCGGGATATTAGTACATCCTTTTACGATAAAACAACTTGCAAatgtaaatttatattatGGTTTTAAATATCCCAAAACAATTTAGATCGCTAAGATTTAGATCGAAACGGTTAATGCTTTTAGATCAAAAACGATTTACGATATATATGCAAGCTTATATTTAAAGAGaaagttcaaattttttgAGATTAATGTAACGGTATTTGAAGAGTTTTTAATGTCAATTTATTgacattaaaaatatttatggaTTTATCTGTTGAtaaattgaatcaaatcattgaaattattttgaaaatatttacaaaaatgtATCACTAAATATCTGGTTAGATCAACTAGTTAGAAGGCTAATTAAAGAAATGAAATCTATCTGATATttaaaactgatttttaaaTATGGTAAATTTGATTCAATACGCTTTATAGTGAATTGAGCCAATCTTCGTCCCTCTAGGTATTATCATTCTATCATTTCTGCAATATGTGTACCAAAAATAGGAGAAATCAGGGGCTGCGATTTTGGGACAAACGTTTTGAGTGTGGTCACTTTGAGCCGAGCGCTCCACTTGTTCCTTATTTGTAAAAACTCACTCAAATCCTTTTCGTTTAACTTGGTCATAGGGCAATCAAAACGTAGCCTAAGGTGGAAATTCTATAAAAAGAAGAACTGAAGTACTTTACGCTAAAATATGCATAGTACTTGGCACCGAAACTGAGAGGTAGAGATTGCTGCCAGTGCGTGATCAAAGCAAGTGTGAAGTGAGGAATCGAAATCAAGGACAAGGATGGGAATCTTCTTGCACGAGTTTGgagttttcattttcgacctttttgttttttttttctttttttgtgttgtatttATTCTGATCAAGCCTGACCGAATTTCAAGAGAAAGTTTTTGCCGGCAAATTCAAATGGCATGCCTCGTTGCATTACGTGCGAAATGTTCTGAGAAATAGAggaacagagagagagaggcaaagagagtgagagagagagggacagaGAGCTAGTCGGGTAGGAAATGAGTTGTCAAGCGACACGACGATGCCAAATGCCGGAGCCGGAAAAGCCAATTAATTTGACAGCCTGGCCATAAACGAGGCAGAAGGCGACATTGCAATCTATGTAGGCACtacgcacacatacatagaaaggtgtgtgtgtgtatgagcgTAGCGAACCCAAAAAGCGCAGTCAAGCGGAACACTAAGCCACTACgcggcacacacacaaagggtGGTGGTGTGGGTGGTGCGGCTGGAGGCTTCCGTGTCGTCTAAGAGGTCCAAGAATTCGATGCGAATGACTAGAGAATGGGACTTTAAGTGGGAGTGCATTGAACTCGACTAGTCACTAGTCTTTCAGTACCTTCTGCTCCCCTTTTGGGCAGCGGAATGTGTGTGCTGGAATGTGgcataagaaaaaaaaggtccCCAAAGTACAACGTTGAGTGCGAATGCGAGTGCGAGTGCGAGTACTCATCGTTAACTTTGTCCTCTGTGCCGCCTCATTTGAGAATTGGCCACGAATCGTGGGGAAggcaagcaacaacaacgagcaaaaaagaaaacgtgGCAACCAAAGAAAcgtggaaaaaaaataaaattaaatgccAACGAGATGACTAAATTAATGAGATTTCTAGGGAACAAACACGATGCGGCGAGGTTGACTTAGTTCCCtatcaatttttttctcttgtgaAGCAATGAAGTCTAAAAATATGGAGCTTCAGTTTGCAGTAGCAAACTCTAGGTTTCCCTTATTGCATATTGGACTCTGATCTCGAACCAAAATTAAACCACATTCCCTTAAGCCACTCGTCAATAATCAATAGCTCTTACTTACCTGAAAATTCGGATTTCTCAATAGAactttttccaattttttccaattttataCTCAGAGAGCCTGTACTTGCTTCTTGTGCAAATTCTTATTTGTGACAGTTATTCATAATAGAGGTGGcaaattattgataaaaagTTATTTACTCGATAGTAAAAACCGGTTTATCGATGGTGCTACTATCGATAGCTTGCACAGGAACGCAGAACGGATCCTATGCAATATCTTTACATTGAATGATTTAGGTGTTAAGTCTAGATTTTGGGAGATAATCTATAGTCGTTCAATTTATGAATATCCAAATATATCAAAGTCGGAGGTAGCAATGAGGATTTTGTTCATCTGTCCAACGTAAAGTAATATTTCAACTTTTAGGTTGTTGGTTTTTACATACAAATCAAGAACTAGTGCTAATGATATTGCTTTTATTTGAACTTCTGCTCTTTTTGAGCAATAATTCTATTACATTTGTAATCATCGATACTACCATCGATAGTTTTCAAGCTGTTAATACTAAGAATTCTAAATATCACTTGAGAAATAGAAATTGCCCATTCGCTAATTTAGATTGGTCTATTGGTTCGCAATCTTTGTGCTCTCTCGCCACTCGTTGAATGAAAAGAACTAGACATCTTGGATCTATGTTGAAAACCTAAACCATTAAATACAATCTAATAAGCAATTCGAAGCAAGGCAAAAGCAAAGTTCAAAGTCATTGCAGTTTATCACTTGGCAAGGCGCTAAACTGCAAGTTTTAGACACCAGAATGGGGGAAAAGAAGCATAGTCaagcaaaaggaaaataaaaactttaacaaactTTCCCCTGACATCATAAATCAACGAGTTGCCATTGCCTTTCGCGCTGTCTTTGCGCTTCATTTCGACTTATCATTTGCCAGTCTGAAACTTATGCACTAAAAACGCAAACGCAACCCAAGAGTCAAGCAATTTTATGGctcttcatttttttcaatGCAATTTTTGGGGTCATGACTATCAAAAATATTGTCGTTATGGAACGTTCTATGCTTGTTGGggatttttcgttttcgttcatttttttgtttttttcactttaccattttcctttttctcgTTGCTCGTTGTTGATAAATCACGCAGCGGCAAACCCCAAAAACTCTGCAGTTTATGCCACTGTGACAGCAGCAGCTCCAACAccaatacaaacaaaaacgcggcagcaacaccagcagcagccgcagtaGCAGCAACATTTGTAGATAAAGCACAAAGTGTTTGTCCTGCAGGTGCACAGCATCCCCCAGCATCAAGTCAACATTTGAAGGGGGGAAAAATAAGTTAAATTACCTTGAATTACTTTGTTTTCTGCACATGGCTTACAGTAGTAAGGAATGGTTTAGCTGattttatacataaattaGCAACACGAATCTGATATACCATGCACTTTAATTTGATTGGTTGTGTACGAATGATCAAAAATGATGTTTCAGGTTTTATTTGAGTTTAAAAAATCATTAATATGAATATATTCAATAGCCCAAACGAGGTATTCGGTTCTTGTAAGGTGTTACAACTCATTTTTCTCATAatcaaacaaattgaaaaaacgaaTAGAGTTGCGTCTTAAATTTGCCAGTTGTTAGTTATTGTCACATCTTAAGAAACGAGTGACTCAAAACCATAAGACCATGACTACCATATTGGCAGCAAACTTAATATACTGATAGAACCTTTAGACATTATAGAACCATCTTAGAAAATCCCCTTTATTCATTGATATCCCATCATATATCCATTTCATGGGTAATGCAAAGAACGTTGATAAACCTATTTCAAACTTAAGTATACTATTTTTCATAGTTTAACTTAACCCTTGGTTTTTAAACTTATTGACTCGACAAGATCGAGACAACGCTCGAGGGGATTTTTCAGACATTGGGGTTTAATAGTGAAAGAGAATAATAGATTATAGAATGCACTCTACAAAATATCTACGGTATCAAGGCATAGATGTTTAAATGAGAACAAATTATAACAActtattttaatgttttcatgttattttttgagcacaGCAAAAgcttggtaaatatttactcaaactactcgagatttcagtgctaaaaaaagtaaaaagacGGAAAAATTGGCTAAAGCGAGATTTAGTGTTGGCAACAGTAGCGGATCTACGGGGGGTGAAAAAGGGGAAATTTCCCCCCCCAAAACTCCGAGTCGGATAGACAATCAGAGTTTGGTTATGAAATTTTACGTggtcaaacaaatttttgacttCGATTTCCCCTCCCAAAATCGAGCGCACGATCCGCCACTGGTTGGCAAACGCTATTTTTTATGCCCAGAGCAGACGAATATTGTATAGTAAACAGTCTTttgtattataaaatataagaGGTATATTCGGCTGCTAGAGCagaactatatttgttctatgtaatcaagaaatattgtcAACTCAACAGTATTTTCGTTTGTAGAAAATAGTGCgatcaaaagttttaaaaagaTTCAAAAAGCCCGCGTTTTGTGTATCCGAAATGtggcatctggcaacgctatctcaaaatttgacagctttCTTTTAGCCGGAAGCAACCTTTCTTAGCTATAATCccgataaaaataaaattattctCTTGTTAATTACACAAGAACTATTCAGACGTGGTCTTGCTGGtgcaatttttttcattttgtttgataccaaatttatgtatattgtgGCTGTTTTGGGCCCAaatagcttaagtaaatattacCAAATCGGTTAAAGCGAGATTTAGTGCTGGCAACGATGTTTTTTATGGATTATAGTGCTGACAGTCTGTTGTTTTTTAGCCGCGTAGTTTTAACCGTGTGTATTTTGGCGTTCAAATTTGAACACTGCAGTGCACTGTTAAGTTAAACGTACTTGGGCTTATGTAAGCCCgattgtttttgattttacgAAATCGAGAAATGTTTGGTTGTTCTGGCAagagtacaaaaaaaatagcaaGGGCATTTAATCTTCGCCATAGCCGATGTTTTATATTGGTTGTAAATGTTGTAAATGTTTGCTTTTCTAACAATCCAAACAATAGTAGAGtgtaattttatataatataatagttaatttattaatacaaaaaaaaaagaaagtttcTATATGAACAAAACGCCAGTCTGGTCTGATGAAAGACTTCAAACAAAACCTTTCGACAATTGCTAGTGCCATAAGGGCATTCTACACGCGCGGCCTTTGTTAGGTTCTCATAGAAAACCTCCTCATTGTTCATACCAATATAATCAAAGATGAGTTTTTCGCCAGCCTTGCCAAGTGTGGCAGGGAAAAATTCAAGAGCAACATTGATTAAGTGCCAGATCGACGATCGGCGATTGATGTAGATCCTTCCTCATCACTGGTTATAATTTCGCCAATAAATTCACAGATGAATTCATCTTTGCGCAATGCATGGACGTACACTTCAGCCAATGTATTTGCTTAAAGAGAGAGGTTCTTAAAGAGAACCGATTCATGATTGCGTCCGTGCTGGATAAGAAGATCTGCCCCATCATCATGGAATTTGCAACCCAAAACTCCTTCCTGTGGACTTGGTGAGTTCGCACATATGTAAAATGTTATTCTGTATGTTGTTAAAACTCGAATCAATAGTCTCAAGATATAAGTGAGTT from Drosophila willistoni isolate 14030-0811.24 chromosome XL unlocalized genomic scaffold, UCI_dwil_1.1 Seg141, whole genome shotgun sequence includes:
- the LOC6648894 gene encoding myb-like protein AA, with the protein product MANQIAGQQQQQEQQQQQQQQQQNQLREEEDDDLRSTSSSKMNFVNRLDRLLRRWLPGYNYFRGASKMPRSETNLSANPSESLGATIVTDQVSKATLKRRQQQQAKLDRQQQKQQKKSEVYLDTGIAKSEFCVKLENILKTKLNKQEQKGMEVGD